A single window of Tiliqua scincoides isolate rTilSci1 chromosome 10, rTilSci1.hap2, whole genome shotgun sequence DNA harbors:
- the HAUS5 gene encoding HAUS augmin-like complex subunit 5 has protein sequence MERSGASLARELRRWAAEEMRLPPGKVPSESAARSMCSGQCAEIWKYVIRHVRHQRNVKKIRGNLLWYQQMEKAEGMRGDSESEKECRKQLVQGIARLRGELQQVDLQIESAQRELVANEVALETAQEKIRDAQRRILLLQAYSTRVAAERQQLRGREMQVQGRLEQLKEMERKAKAQMVFGGKAYLSGFPTLEPEVLRNVQEACQLRFLFLKTLFEHGMSGNVGSEMTQEQLNTAYQHWLSTVEKMVGSHPPAHILSALEHLALQRTQKLQELTDSINISKDVAALKFRYDSVHLEDVSDPVDNLPSVQGLIKEGWSKCEMLCVQHLPLQAKGKSLSSDLETVVQEMHRLLSDGSERTILARAVFELELRAVRLRGYRDGLLTSCRELDEVVRSRHAELQGLQAKRQRILDFRRLVNEKQEHIRALIKGTSYIKSQLRKDQAEIQDFINKKLLPQAEQVAVVTRQLHNRVKQEVEQFGAVALPCLLRRELPGSQCVAAQELSIHRLNRAAPPKYLSFLNVCKGLAFPLYKAPEQLPFHVVELKQTLIGLQSQLASKRRALGNLQQQLDNTTEPDAQTLVREVQAHDQDQAHELLPRIQRVADECSHRIELWQELQAVMDAWWEQPAQFVLPHEQRLGFTLRQWLERWNRAARKLQQQRHSWA, from the exons CATGTGCTCCGGCCAGTGCGCTGAAATCTGGAAGTATGTCATCCGCCATGTTCGTCACCAGAG GAATGTGAAGAAGATCCGTGGGAATTTGCTATG GTACCAACAGATGGAGAAAGCTGAG GGCATGCGAGGGGACTCGGAGTCGGAGAAGGAGTGCCGTAAGCAGCTTGTCCAGGGCATTGCCCGCCTgcggggagagctgcagcaagtcGATCTCCAGATTGAGTCAGCACAGCGTGAGCTAGTGGCCAACG AGGTTGCCCTGGAGACTGCCCAGGAGAAGATCCGCGATGCCCAGCGCCGCATCTTGTTGCTCCAGGCCTACTCGACCCGGGTTGCAGCAGAACGCCAGCAGTTGCGCGGGAGAGAGATGCAAGTCCAGGGGCGTCTGGAGCAGCTCAAGGAGATGGAGCG GAAAGCCAAGGCACAGATGGTGTTTGGTGGGAAAGCTTACTTGTCTGGATTCCCCACTCTGGAGCCAGAAGTTCTG CGCAATGTCCAAGAAGCCTGCCAACTCCGCTTCCTGTTCCTGAAGACCCTCTTTGAGCATGGCATGTCTGGGAATGTCGG CAGTGAGATGACCCAGGAACAGCTGAACACCGCCTACCAACACTGGCTGAGCACCGTGGAG AAAATGGTGGGCTCCCACCCGCCTGCCCATATCCTCTCGGCCCTGGAGCACCTGGCCCTACAGAGGACccagaagctgcaggagctcacTGACAGCATCAACATCTCCAAAGATGTGGCAGCACTCAA GTTCCGCTATGACAGTGTCCACTTAGAAGATGTCTCGGACCCGGTGGACAATTTGCCCTCTGTCCAGGGCCTCATAAAG GAAGGCTGGAGCAAGTGTGAGATGCTCTGTGTGCAGCATCTCCCCCTGCAGGCCAAAGGGAAAAGCCTTTCATCGGATCTGGAAACTGTCGTTCAGGAGATGCACCGTTTGCTGTCCGATGGCTCAGAGCGGACCATCCTGGCCAG agcTGTGTTTGAGTTGGAGCTACGGGCCGTGAGGTTACGGGGCTACAGGGACGGACTGCTGACTAGCTGCCGGGAGCTGGATGAGGTGGTAAGGAGCCGGCACGCGGAGCTACAGGGCTTGCAAGCCAAGCGCCAGCGCATTCTGGACTTCCGCCGTTTAGTG aaCGAGAAACAGGAGCATATCCGGGCACTCATCAAAGGCACTTCTTATATAAAGTCCCAACTTCGCAAAGACCAAGCTGAG aTCCAGGACTTCATCAACAAGAAGCTGCTGCCTCAGGCCGAGCAGGTGGCAGTGGTGACACGGCAGCTGCACAACCGTGtgaagcaggaggtggagcagtTTGGGGCCGTCGCCCTGCCTTGCCTGCTGCGCCGGGAGCTGCCTGG GTCTCAATGCGTCGCTGCCCAGGAACTTTCTATCCACCGCCTGAACCGGGCCGCGCCACCCAAGTACCTGAGCTTCCTCAACGTGTGCAAGGGGCTGGCCTTCCCACTCTACAAG GCTCCGGAGCAGCTGCCCTTCCATGTGGTAGAGCTGAAGCAGACTCTCATTGGCCTCCAGAGCCAGCTGGCTTCGAAGCGGAGGGCACTGGGaaacctgcagcagcagctggacaACACCACCGAACCGGATGCGCAGA CCCTAGTGCGAGAGGTGCAAGCCCACGATCAGGATCAGGCCCATGAGCTGCTTCCCCGGATCCAGCGGGTGGCGGACGAGTGCAGCCACCGCATAGAGCTTTGGCAGGAGCTGCAGGCCGTCATGGATGCCTG GTGGGAACAGCCTGCCCAGTTTGTGCTTCCCCACGAGCAGCGCCTTGGCTTTACCTTGCGGCAGTGGCTGGAGCGCTGGAACCGGGCAGCCAGAAAACTGCAGCAGCAGCGGCATAGCTGGGCCTGA